In Antechinus flavipes isolate AdamAnt ecotype Samford, QLD, Australia chromosome 3, AdamAnt_v2, whole genome shotgun sequence, a genomic segment contains:
- the LOC127556457 gene encoding uncharacterized protein LOC127556457 isoform X2: MPSFRHQSRQSPHAPYGQGISPPYLNNFTSGIPLPSPFSYVDPFFRRPPERAQASNQFLTSPSFWSSSQRQPFMECNGEMCFHSRNLESRGSQSPATQVTRLEKDTSGTNYNFNDCYASPSTMLKFGATSSLDSRDDYPPIFHIPLKSDTPTDKHFSLIHQNFPPPPPIRYNLTPPKSLTDPEEDPLGNLFKLLQTDLAPKRARYFLEDIDSDADTTSTISAECRPEDHSKRCPHHITPQEGMKKDYQAPECDFSSSTECDSSSSAECDSSSSTECDSSSSAECDSSSSTEGRSDDYIIDEETDDYIIDVETVEN, encoded by the exons ATGCCTTCCTTCAGGCACCAGTCACGACAATCACCTCATGCACCCTATGGACAAGGCATCTCTCCTCCCTACTTAAACAATTTCACTTCTGGAATTCCGCtgccctctcctttttcttatgTTGATCCTTTCTTCCGAAGACCACCTGAGAGGGCTCAAGCTTCAAACCAATTCCTGACCTCCCCCTCTTTCTGGAGCTCATCCCAAAGACAACCATTTATGGAGTGTAATGGTGAAATGTGCTTTCATTCAAGAAATCTTGAATCTAGAGGGAGTCAGTCACCAGCAACCCAAGTTACAAGGCTGGAAAAAG ataCTTCTGGAACAAACTATAACTTCAATGATTGCTATGCTTCCCCTTCTACGATGCTGAAATTTGGAGCTACTTCTAGCCTGGACTCTAGGGATGATTACCCACCAATTTTCCATATTCCTTTAAAATCAGACACACCAACGGataaacatttttcattaataCATCAG AACTTCCCACCACCTCCACCTATCAGGTACAACTTAACCCCACCAAAGTCCTTAACTGATCCTGAAGAGGATCCTTTGGGAAACCTCTTTAAATTACTTCAGACTGACCTGGCCCCCAAAAGAGCAAGATATTTCCTGGAAGATATAGATTCCGATGCAGACACCACATCTACCATCTCAGCTGAATGTCGTCCAGAAGACCATTCCAAACGCTGTCCACATCACATAACTCCccaagaaggaatgaaaaaagattaTCAGGCTCCAGAATGTGACTTCAGCAGCTCAACAGAATGTGACTCCAGCAGCTCAGCAGAATGTGATTCCAGCAGCTCGACAGAATGTGATTCCAGCAGCTCAGCAGAATGTGACTCCAGCAGCTCAACAGAGGGACGTTCTGATGattatattatagatgaggagactgatgATTATATTATAGATGTGGAGACGGTAGAAAATTAA
- the LOC127556457 gene encoding uncharacterized protein LOC127556457 isoform X1 — protein MAVRRRSISPPRSQVSTLTRFLEDQRSQHSHDISVHSSFSLPSPLMPSFRHQSRQSPHAPYGQGISPPYLNNFTSGIPLPSPFSYVDPFFRRPPERAQASNQFLTSPSFWSSSQRQPFMECNGEMCFHSRNLESRGSQSPATQVTRLEKDTSGTNYNFNDCYASPSTMLKFGATSSLDSRDDYPPIFHIPLKSDTPTDKHFSLIHQNFPPPPPIRYNLTPPKSLTDPEEDPLGNLFKLLQTDLAPKRARYFLEDIDSDADTTSTISAECRPEDHSKRCPHHITPQEGMKKDYQAPECDFSSSTECDSSSSAECDSSSSTECDSSSSAECDSSSSTEGRSDDYIIDEETDDYIIDVETVEN, from the exons ATGGCTGTTCGGAGAAGGAGCATCTCACCGCCCAGAAGTCAG gTTTCAACCTTAACGAGATTCCTGGAAGACCAAAGGAGCCAACATTCTCATGATATTTCTGTACATTCTTCATTTTCCCTGCCTTCTCCCTTGATGCCTTCCTTCAGGCACCAGTCACGACAATCACCTCATGCACCCTATGGACAAGGCATCTCTCCTCCCTACTTAAACAATTTCACTTCTGGAATTCCGCtgccctctcctttttcttatgTTGATCCTTTCTTCCGAAGACCACCTGAGAGGGCTCAAGCTTCAAACCAATTCCTGACCTCCCCCTCTTTCTGGAGCTCATCCCAAAGACAACCATTTATGGAGTGTAATGGTGAAATGTGCTTTCATTCAAGAAATCTTGAATCTAGAGGGAGTCAGTCACCAGCAACCCAAGTTACAAGGCTGGAAAAAG ataCTTCTGGAACAAACTATAACTTCAATGATTGCTATGCTTCCCCTTCTACGATGCTGAAATTTGGAGCTACTTCTAGCCTGGACTCTAGGGATGATTACCCACCAATTTTCCATATTCCTTTAAAATCAGACACACCAACGGataaacatttttcattaataCATCAG AACTTCCCACCACCTCCACCTATCAGGTACAACTTAACCCCACCAAAGTCCTTAACTGATCCTGAAGAGGATCCTTTGGGAAACCTCTTTAAATTACTTCAGACTGACCTGGCCCCCAAAAGAGCAAGATATTTCCTGGAAGATATAGATTCCGATGCAGACACCACATCTACCATCTCAGCTGAATGTCGTCCAGAAGACCATTCCAAACGCTGTCCACATCACATAACTCCccaagaaggaatgaaaaaagattaTCAGGCTCCAGAATGTGACTTCAGCAGCTCAACAGAATGTGACTCCAGCAGCTCAGCAGAATGTGATTCCAGCAGCTCGACAGAATGTGATTCCAGCAGCTCAGCAGAATGTGACTCCAGCAGCTCAACAGAGGGACGTTCTGATGattatattatagatgaggagactgatgATTATATTATAGATGTGGAGACGGTAGAAAATTAA